One Danio rerio strain Tuebingen ecotype United States chromosome 13, GRCz12tu, whole genome shotgun sequence DNA window includes the following coding sequences:
- the polr1c gene encoding DNA-directed RNA polymerases I and III subunit RPAC1 — MAAPMSNVDEIRDRVILGEFGVKNVHTTDYPGNYPGYDDTWDFEKFKKNFRIEIISSDENTLEFDMIGIDAAIANAFRRILLAEVPTMAIEKVFIYNNTSIIQDEILAHRLGLVPIKADPRLFEYRNSEDQEGTEIDTIQLQLKVKCTRNPRAPKDSSDPKELYLNHMIYSGDIKWLPIGNQADVFADAKIGPVHGDILLAQVRPGQELDIVMHCVKGIGKDHAKFSPVATASYRLLPEITLLQTIEGEQAERLKRCFSPGVIELENVNGRKVAKVVNSRLDTCSREVLRHDDLKSLVKLGRVRDHFIFSVESTGILPPDVLVTEAINVLMSKCQKFLTELEATEMD, encoded by the exons ATGGCGGCGCCTATGAGCAACGTGGATGAAATTCGTGATAGAGTAATATTGGGCGAATTCGGTGTGAAAAAT GTCCATACTACAGATTATCCAGGAAATTACCCCGGTTATGATGACACTTGGGACTTTGAAAAATTCAAAAAG AATTTCAGGATTGAAATAATTAGTTCAGATGAAAACACACTGGAGTTTGATATGATTGGCATAGATGCTGCCATCGCCAATGCTTTTCGCCGTATATTACTGGCTGAG GTTCCAACAATGGCCATTGAAAAAGTCTTTATTTACAATAACACATCAATCATTCAGGATGAGATTTTAGCACACAGGCTTGGTCTTGTTCCCATTAAAGCAGACCCTCGTCTTTTCGAGTACAGGAATTCAG AGGATCAGGAAGGCACAGAAATTGACACAATTCAACTACAGTTGAAGGTTAAATGCACCAGGAATCCCAGAGCCCCTAAAGACTCCTCAGATCCAAAGGAGTTATATCTCAATcacatga TCTACTCAGGTGACATAAAATGGCTCCCAATTGGAAACCAGGCCGATGTGTTTGCAGATGCCAAGATCGGCCCTGTGCATGGGGACATTCTTCTGGCACAAGTCCGACCAGGGCAGGAACTTGATATAGTCATGCACTGTGTCAAAGGAATAG GTAAGGATCATGCCAAGTTTTCTCCTGTGGCCACAGCAAGCTACAGGCTCCTTCCTGAAATCACATTATTGCAGACCATTGAGGGAGAACAAGCAGAGAGGTTAAAGCGCTGCTTCTCACCTGGAGTTATTGAGCTTGAGAATGTGAACG GAAGGAAGGTGGCAAAGGTTGTCAATAGCCGTTTGGACACATGCAGCAGAGAAGTTCTCCGCCATGATGACTTGAAGAGCTTGGTGAAACTGGGAAGAGTGCGGGATCATTTTATAT TTTCAGTTGAGTCCACAGGGATCCTCCCTCCCGATGTCCTGGTTACTGAGGCCATTAATGTCCTCATGTCTAAGTGCCAGAAGTTTCTTACAGAGCTTGAAGCAACAGAAATGGACTAG
- the polr1c gene encoding DNA-directed RNA polymerases I and III subunit RPAC1 isoform X1, with product MTAKMAAPMSNVDEIRDRVILGEFGVKNVHTTDYPGNYPGYDDTWDFEKFKKNFRIEIISSDENTLEFDMIGIDAAIANAFRRILLAEVPTMAIEKVFIYNNTSIIQDEILAHRLGLVPIKADPRLFEYRNSEDQEGTEIDTIQLQLKVKCTRNPRAPKDSSDPKELYLNHMIYSGDIKWLPIGNQADVFADAKIGPVHGDILLAQVRPGQELDIVMHCVKGIGRKVAKVVNSRLDTCSREVLRHDDLKSLVKLGRVRDHFIFSVESTGILPPDVLVTEAINVLMSKCQKFLTELEATEMD from the exons ATGACAGCAAAGATGGCGGCGCCTATGAGCAACGTGGATGAAATTCGTGATAGAGTAATATTGGGCGAATTCGGTGTGAAAAAT GTCCATACTACAGATTATCCAGGAAATTACCCCGGTTATGATGACACTTGGGACTTTGAAAAATTCAAAAAG AATTTCAGGATTGAAATAATTAGTTCAGATGAAAACACACTGGAGTTTGATATGATTGGCATAGATGCTGCCATCGCCAATGCTTTTCGCCGTATATTACTGGCTGAG GTTCCAACAATGGCCATTGAAAAAGTCTTTATTTACAATAACACATCAATCATTCAGGATGAGATTTTAGCACACAGGCTTGGTCTTGTTCCCATTAAAGCAGACCCTCGTCTTTTCGAGTACAGGAATTCAG AGGATCAGGAAGGCACAGAAATTGACACAATTCAACTACAGTTGAAGGTTAAATGCACCAGGAATCCCAGAGCCCCTAAAGACTCCTCAGATCCAAAGGAGTTATATCTCAATcacatga TCTACTCAGGTGACATAAAATGGCTCCCAATTGGAAACCAGGCCGATGTGTTTGCAGATGCCAAGATCGGCCCTGTGCATGGGGACATTCTTCTGGCACAAGTCCGACCAGGGCAGGAACTTGATATAGTCATGCACTGTGTCAAAGGAATAG GAAGGAAGGTGGCAAAGGTTGTCAATAGCCGTTTGGACACATGCAGCAGAGAAGTTCTCCGCCATGATGACTTGAAGAGCTTGGTGAAACTGGGAAGAGTGCGGGATCATTTTATAT TTTCAGTTGAGTCCACAGGGATCCTCCCTCCCGATGTCCTGGTTACTGAGGCCATTAATGTCCTCATGTCTAAGTGCCAGAAGTTTCTTACAGAGCTTGAAGCAACAGAAATGGACTAG
- the inaa gene encoding internexin neuronal intermediate filament protein, alpha a, producing the protein MSYGSDHYMSSSYRKLFGDNPRFAGSRMSNVSPRSSMSSSGFRSQSVSRSSASPAGYYKRSGRSSSFSPVHFDSVDFSQTSVLNNEFKIVRTNEKEQLQGLNDRFAMFIEKVRNLEQHNKVLETELVSLRQRQNEPSRLAELYQQEIRDLRAQVDELNNEKSHILIERDSIEEDLQKLRGKFEEEIRAREEAEQTLRSYKKDVDDATMVRVDLERKVESLLDEINFLRKVHDEEVTELTNMIQAAQISVEVELSKPDLTSALKDIRGQYETLASKNLQSAEEWYKSKFASLNEQATRTNEAMRATREEVNDYRRQLQSKTIEIETLRGTNESLERQIREMEEAHNAEVAGYQETIGQLDLELRNTKSEMARHLREYQDLLNVKMALDIEIAAYRKLLEGEETHFSSGVTFSSTPSITYGYQSRSAFTSTRNPKKEREEEGHPKSKTAAKREENTDENVGIKKTEKNDAVDVNSN; encoded by the exons ATGAGTTACGGATCAGACCACTACATGTCTTCATCCTACAGAAAATTGTTCGGGGACAACCCTCGTTTTGCCGGCTCTAGAATGAGCAATGTCTCTCCCCGGAGCTCCATGTCCTCCAGCGGCTTCAGGTCTCAGTCTGTCTCCCGCAGCAGCGCCTCTCCTGCGGGCTACTATAAAAGATCGGGCCGGTCATCTTCATTCTCGCCGGTCCATTTCGACAGCGTGGATTTCTCTCAAACCTCTGTTTTGAACAACGAGTTTAAAATCGTTCGAACCAATGAAAAGGAACAGCTGCAAGGACTCAATGACCGGTTCGCGATGTTTATCGAGAAAGTGCGCAATCTGGAGCAGCACAATAAAGTGCTGGAGACCGAACTGGTGAGTCTGCGCCAGAGGCAGAACGAGCCGTCCAGACTTGCTGAACTCTATCAGCAGGAGATCCGGGACCTGCGAGCTCAGGTAGACGAGCTGAACAACGAGAAATCGCACATTCTCATTGAACGCGACAGCATCGAGGAAGACTTGCAGAAACTTCGAGGCAAGTTTGAGGAAGAGATCCGAGCGCGCGAGGAGGCAGAGCAGACGCTCAGATCCTACAAGAAAGATGTGGATGATGCCACCATGGTCCGCGTGGACCTGGAGAGAAAGGTCGAATCACTTTTAGATGAGATAAATTTTCTGAGGAAGGTGCATGACGAAGAGGTGACCGAGTTGACTAATATGATCCAGGCGGCACAGATATCTGTGGAAGTGGAGTTGTCCAAGCCTGATCTGACCTCGGCCCTCAAGGACATTCGCGGCCAGTATGAGACCCTCGCGTCTAAAAACCTGCAGTCTGCCGAGGAATGGTACAAATCAAAGTTTGCTAGTCTCAATGAACAGGCCACCAGGACCAACGAGGCCATGAGGGCCACTAGGGAGGAGGTCAACGACTACCGGCGACAGCTACAGTCCAAAACCATCGAGATTGAAACCCTGCGAGGCACAAACGAGTCACTTGAACGGCAGATCCGCGAGATGGAAGAAGCACACAATGCAGAGGTCGCAGGTTATCAG GAAACAATTGGGCAGTTGGACCTTGAACTTCGAAATACTAAGAGTGAAATGGCCCGTCACCTCAGAGAATATCAAGATCTCTTGAACGTCAAGATGGCATTAGACATTGAAATTGCAGCATACAG GAAGCTACTGGAAGGTGAAGAAACCCATTTTAGTTCTGGAGTGACTTTCTCCAGCACACCCAGCATCACTTATGGCTATCAGAGCCGCTCTGCTTTCACCTCAACCCGCAATcctaaaaaagagagagaggaagagggaCATCCCAAATCCAAGACAGCAGCCAAGCGGGAGGAAAACACAGATGAGAACGTTGGGATTAAGAAGACAGAAAAAAATGATGCTGTTGATGTTAATTCTAACTAA
- the pcgf6 gene encoding polycomb group RING finger protein 6, producing MDETVDRAVEEREGSTRWSVRSGAYLSGEDETRDTHGAPKQQADDEPSLPLRDFYPYIRCALCNGFFIDATTITECLHTFCKSCIVKHFFYSNRCPNCSIVVHQTQPLYCIRPDRQLQDIVFKMVPYLEEDERSRICAFYRLRGLEVPKPVASPAAYPVKLPQRQKKDLVPQSVFTIPSELDVSLMLEFVGAEKGVENYKPLERKYVRVSGEATVRHVELFIRRKMELSQNCKVDVVCGEHILEQYQSLREIYNTMGKKALQDGMLVLHFGLVLPTQ from the exons ATGGACGAAACTGTGGACAGAGCGGTTGAGGAGCGGGAGGGATCCACGCGTTGGTCTGTTCGGTCTGGCGCTTACCTCAGCGGAGAGGACGAGACCCGCGACACTCACGGGGCTCCCAAACAACAAGCTGACGACGAG CCCTCCCTGCCACTTAGGGATTTCTATCCATATATTCGCTGTGCCCTTTGCAATGGATTTTTCATTGATGCCACCACCATTACAGAGTGTCTTCACACTT TTTGTAAGAGCTGCATTGTCAAGCACTTTTTCTACAGCAACAGGTGTCCGAACTGCTCTATTGTTGTACATCAGACACAACCACTCTACTGTATCAG ACCTGACAGACAATTACAAGACATTGTTTTCAAGATGGTTCCATATTTGGAAGAAG ATGAAAGGTCACGAATATGTGCATTTTATAGACTGAGAGGGCTTGAAGTTCCTAAACCAG TGGCATCACCGGCTGCATACCCAGTGAAACTGCCTCAGAGACAGAAGAAAGACCTGGTGCCTCAGTCTGTTTTTACTATTCCCTCAGAGCTGGATGTGTCTCTGATGTTGGAGTTTGTGGG AGCTGAGAAGGGTGTAGAGAACTATAAG CCACTTGAGAGGAAGTATGTGCGTGTGTCTGGGGAAGCTACTGTCCGTCACGTGGAGCTTTTTATCAGAAGGAAGATGGAGCTGAGTCAAAATTGCAAG gtTGATGTTGTGTGTGGAGAGCATATTCTCGAACAATACCAGTCTTTGAGAGAAATTTATAACACCATGGGTAAAAAGGCATTGCAG GATGGCATGCTGGTTCTGCATTTTGGACTCGTTCTGCCTACTCAGTAA